The following are encoded together in the Lathyrus oleraceus cultivar Zhongwan6 chromosome 3, CAAS_Psat_ZW6_1.0, whole genome shotgun sequence genome:
- the LOC127129625 gene encoding uncharacterized protein LOC127129625 yields MLDQEEAFWAEKAKLEWYHSSDRNISYFHCDNIKTYVIDDVIPNLVTTNMNNILTSLPSDEEIRCVVFGLNKNNAPEPDDFGGIFFHTLWDINKHDVCADVLQFFKHGKIISNFNVSNIVLIPKSQEAIYMDLFRPIALSKFKFKIITKITASRLSSITEFLVSKEQRGFINFRSICECVCMASEAFNVLDKKLKFGNIPLKVDIAKAFDTIR; encoded by the exons ATGCTTGACCAAGAAGAGGCATTTTGGGCAGAAAAAGCTAAATTGGAGTGGTATCATTCTAGTGATAGGAATATTTCTTATTTTCATT gtgatAACATAAAAACTTATGTTATCGATGATGTAATCCCCAACTTAGTTACTACCAACATGAACAATATTCTTACCAGCCTTCCCTCTGATGAAGAGATCCGTTGTGTTGTTTTTGGTCTCAACAAGAATAACGCCCCCGAGCCTGACGATTTTGGAGGGATTTTCTTCCATACTTTATGGGATATTAATAAACATGATGTGTGTGCTGATGTTTTGCAGTTTTTCAAGCATGGCAAGATCATTTCTAATTTCAACGTTAGTAACATCGTTCTCATCCCTAAGTCCCAAGAGGCCATCTATATGGATTTGTTTAGACCTATTGCTTTGTCCAAATTTAAGTTTAAAATCATCACCAAAATCACCGCTAGTAGGCTTTCTTCCATCACAGAATTCCTTGTCTCTAAGGAACAAAGAGGGTTCATCAACTTCAGAAGCATTTGTGAATGCGTTTGTATGGCATCTGAAGCTTTTAATGTGCTGGATAAGAAATTGAAATTTGGGAATATTCCTTTAAAAGTGGATATTGCAAAAGCTTTCGACACCATCAGATAG